The Cryptococcus neoformans var. neoformans B-3501A chromosome 7, whole genome shotgun sequence genome window below encodes:
- a CDS encoding hypothetical protein (Match to ESTs gb|CF193000.1|CF193000, gb|CF189531.1|CF189531, gb|CF192999.1|CF192999) has translation MSADKETTAAVAEATSVEAPAPAAAAKEAEVGEKRKAEEAPEGDAEKKTKTDEAADKKGKGRSTEEAEPEAEAEGGAEAELEEDDLDNLIVTGKRNRKKVDYSKAEAWKAADLDPDAPEDEDEEDEDIDAPESPEDDEEFNDEDAAAVAPEEEDEDEDDDEEK, from the exons ATGTCTGCCGACAAGGAAACCACCGCTGCCGTCGCCGAGGCCACGTCCGTCGAGGCTCCTGCCCCCGCTGCCGCCGCCAAGGAGGCTGAGGTCGGTGAGAAACGAAAGGCCGAGGAAGCTCCAGAGGGCGACGCCGAGAAGAA GACCAAGACCGATGAGGCTGCCgacaagaagggcaaggggaGGAGCACTGAAGAGGCCGAGCCTGAGGCTGAGGCGGAGGGTGGGGCTGAAGCGGAGctcgaggaggacgacTTGGACAACCTTATCGTCACCGGCAAGAGgaacaggaagaaggttgaCTACTCCAAG GCCGAGGCATGGAAGGCTGCTGACCTCGATCCTGATGCGcccgaggatgaggacgaggaggacgaggatatCGACGCTCCCGAGTCTCctgaggacgatgaagagt TcaatgatgaggatgctGCCGCTGTCGCCcctgaagaggaggatgaggacgaggacgatgacgaggagaagtaG
- a CDS encoding hypothetical protein (HMMPfam hit to VPS9, Vacuolar sorting protein 9 (VPS9) domain, score: 153.3, E(): 5.4e-43), protein MSPPPTSPTIAEPLPDTLLPPNPAPHPDETLAPEKPSINTLATPAPLPRPSTLTIPNAPAQNPPAKGVPACTPAANATPSAGRRDGDAESGGVKGIDLSEFDPYATTPGPSIAANGKERDGTVEDEPEPLESLQEKQDANANVRIEQGVDMAPTGSSQDAAARQPSEREQASNRPATPGASTEGDQEASDKDKEPVFNFQGFLKDLKLKSAEPVARYLKSFLSNFVKKPFTVNEQIKLIHDFLAFISEKMVQVEPWKSQSSAEFDNALEAMEKLVMNRLYNYTFTPELVPSQPITTDDLERDRVFSQRVRLFGWIREKHLDVPEGEAAQGFLGFAEQAELLKINHYKAPRDKMICILNCCKVIFGLIRNVYGAETGGADAFVPILIFVVLRANPENLISNLEYIQRFRSHSKLQGEAAYYLSSISGAIQFIETMDASSLSNITQPEFESNVENAIQNLPPSPSSEKKGGTLQPLHSSFRTPGKDQGRERERDSKLISPFSAATPGEEAARPLSMASAQASLEGTRKWFARTGNLAQEAVSKPLNAIGKILEGMSPADTRQGSEDGSDDEGSAQGGRMPTTTAETSVRGGGPGGVFPRDVFGSRRFRAVTPESPSRRPAFGDEGISRTGTPSSDILPDFSALQIQSTIDASQETFAQTRHANVQTLHQMFPALDEEIVEAVLEGCNDDLGLAIDRLLEM, encoded by the exons ATGAGCCCTCCACCAACCTCTCCAACAATCGCAGAACCCCTGCCCGACACTCTGCTCCCACCCAACCCTGCGCCCCATCCAGACGAAACACTCGCCCCCGAGAAACCATCCATAAACACCTTGGCGACGCCTGCCCCTCTTCCCCGGCCGTCCACGCTCACAATCCCCAACGCGCCGGCGCAGAACCCGCCAGCAAAAGGTGTCCCTGCATGCACTCCTGCTGCCAACGCTACACCGTCAgcgggaagaagagacgggGACGCTGAAAGTGGGGGTGTAAAAGGTATTGATCTGTCAGAGTTTGATCCGTATGCGACGACGCCTGGACCGTCGATTGCTGCGAATGGCAAGGAACGCGATGGCACTGTCGAGGACGAGCCGGAGCCTTTAGAAAGTTTACAAGAGAAACAGGATGCAAATGCGAATGTGAGGATAGAACAAGGTGTGGATATGGCCCCGACTGGTAGTTCTCAAGACGCAGCAGCACGTCAACCGAGTGAAAGGGAACAAGCAAGCAACAGGCCTGCGACACCTGGCGCGTCGACAGAGGGAGATCAAGAGGCCAGTGATAAAGACAAGGAACCGGTGTTCAATTTCCAAGGATTCTTAAAGGATCTCAAGCTGAAGAGTGCCGAGCCTGTCGCGAGGTACCTCAAGAG TTTTCTATCAAACTTTGTGAAGAAGCCATTCACCGTGAATGAGCAGATCAAGTTGATCCATGATTTCCTTGCT TTCATCtcggagaagatggtgcaGGTCGAACCTTGGAAATCTCAATCGTCTGCCGAATTCGACAATGCGCTCGAAGCAATGGAGAAGCTGGTCATGAACAGGCTCTATAATTA TACATTTACCCCCGAGCTTGTCCCTTCACAACCCATAACGACAGACGACCTTGAGCGTGATCGAGTGTTTTCCCAGCGGGTAAGGCTGTTTGGTTGGATAAGGGAGAAACATTTGGATGTTCCCGAGGGAGAGGCAGCGCAGGGTTTCTTGGGATTCGCAGAGCAAG CAGAGTTGTTAAAGATTAACCATTACAAGGCGCCGCGAGATAAGATGATTTGTATTTTGAACTGCTGTAAAGTCATCTTTG GCCTGATACGGAATGTGTATGGTGCAGAGACAGGCGGTGCAGATGCCTTTGTCCCCATTCTCATCTTTGTCGTTCTCCGTGCCAACCCTGAAaacctcatctccaacctcGA ATACATCCAGCGTTTCCGCAGCCATTCAAAATTGCAAGGCGAAGCGGCCTACTACCTCTCTTCCATAAGCGGCGCCATCCAGTTCATCGAGACCATGGACGCTTCCTCGCTTTCCAACATCACCCAACCGGAATTCGAGTCCAATGTGGAGAACGCTATTCAAAACCTACCGCCTAGCCCGTCaagtgagaagaagggaggcaCGCTGCAGCCTTTGCATAGCAGTTTTAGGACGCCGGGGAAGGACCAAGGTCGGGAGCGGGAGCGGGATAGCAAGCTCATTTCACCGTTCTCAGCTGCTACACcgggggaagaagcggcCCGTCCGCTCAGCATGGCTTCTGCGCAAGCTAGTCTTGAAGGGACCCGCAAATGGTTTGCACGTACGGGCAACTTGGCACAGGAAGCGGTCAGCAAACCGTTGAACGCTATCGGCAAGATTTTGGAAGGTATGAGTCCTGCGGATACAAGGCAAGGGAGCGAGGAtggaagtgatgatgaagggagCGCCCAGGGGGGGAGGATGCCGACAACGACCGCGGAAACGTCTgtgagaggaggaggaccgGGAGGTGTTTTCCCGAGAGATGTGTTTGGTTCCAGGAGGTTCAGGGCGGTGACGCCAGAGAGTCCATCACGCCGACCGGCGTTTGGCGATGAGGGTATTTCAAGAAC AGGAACACCATCTTCAGATATCCTTCCAGACTTTTCCGCTCTTCAGATACAGTCAACGATCGACGCTTCGCAAGAGACTTTTGCGCAAACACGCCACGCCAACGTGCAAACGTTGCACCAAATGTTCCCTGcgttggatgaagagattgTGGAGGCGGTGTTGGAAGGGTGTAATGATGATTTGGGATTGGCGATTGACCGATTACTGGAAATGTAG
- a CDS encoding hypothetical protein (Match to EST gb|CF185507.1|CF185507; HMMPfam hit to Epimerase, NAD dependent epimerase/dehydratase family, score: 122.7, E(): 8.4e-34) — MSSEKPETITHVGCNRFGFDSTVDIETLRSLYLSPAYIKEGGDVKVSLDAPQKDFSTETTYDHNTNTIQYSTVNKFPPVKLLPNHERKRILVTGGAGFVGSHLVDRLMLLGHEVTVLDNFFTGSRTTVSHWIGHPNFEMVRHDVVEPFLIEVDQIYHLACPASPPHYQINAVKTLKTSFEGTLNMLGLAKRTGARFLITSTSEVYGDPEEHPQREDYWGHVNCIGPRACYDEGKRVAETLTYGYHRKDGVEVRVARIFNTFGPRMNPYDGRVVSNFIIQALKGEDMTVYGDGSQTRSFQYVHDLIDGLILLMNGPDTRPVNIGNGDEFTILEFAEAVRDIVEKVQKEEGNPLAKRVNIIHKEIPIDDPQRRRPDTTRAKESLQWQPRWNVRQGVEEMVRYYSARIREGAI; from the exons ATGAGCTCCGAGAAGCCT GAGACTATCACCCACGTTGGTTGCAACCGATTCGGTTTCGACTCTACCGTCGACATCGAGACTCTTAGGAGCTTGTACCTT TCTCCCGCGTACATCAAGGAGGGCGGCGATGTCAAGGTCTCTCTTGACGCGCCCCAGAAGGATTTCTCCACCGAGACCACCTATGACCACAACACCAACACCATCCAGTACTCTACTGTCAACAAGTTCCCCCCCGTCAAGCTCCTCCCCAACCACGAGCGAAAGAGGATCTTGG TTACTGGTGGTGCCGGTTTCGTTGGTTCCCACTTGGTCGACCGACTCATGCTTCTCGGCCACGAGGTCACCGTCCTCGACAACTTCTTCACTGGTAGCAGGACTACC GTCTCCCACTGGATTGGTCACCCCAACTTTGAGATGGTCCGACACGATGTCGTCGAGCCCTTCCTGATCGAGGTTGACC AGATCTACCACCTTGCCTGCCCTGCTTCCCCCCCTCACTACCAGATCAACGCCGTCAAGACTTTGAAGACTTCCTTTGAAGGTACCCTCAATATGCTCGGTCTCGCCAAGCGAACCGGTGCCCGATTCCTCATCACCTCTACCTCTGAGGTCTACGGTGACCCCGAGGAGCACCCCCAGCGAGAGGACTACTGGGGTCACGTCAACTGTATCGGTCCCCGAGCCTGTTACGATGAGGGCAAGCGTGTCGCTGAGACCTTGACCTATGGTTACCACCGAAAGGACGGAGTTGAAGTTCGTGTGGCCCGTATCTTCAACACGTTTGGTCCCCGAATGAACCCCTATGACGGCCGAGTTGTTTCCAACTTTATCATCCAGGCCCTCAAGGGTGAGGACATGACTGTCTACGGTGACGGTTCCCAGACCCGATCCTTCCAATACGTCCACGACTTGATTGACGGTCTTATCCTGTTGATGAACGGTCCCGACACCCGACCTGTCAACATTGGTAACGGTGACGAGTTCACCATCCTCGAGTTCGCCGAGGCTGTCAGG GACATTGTCGAAAAGGtccagaaggaggagggcaaCCCTCTTGCCAAGCGGGTCAACATTATCCACAAGGAGATCCCCATTGACGACCCCCAGCGACGAAGGCCCGACACTACTCGTGCCAAGGAGTCTCTCCAGTGGCAGCCTAGGTGGAACGTTAGGCAGGGTGTTGAGG AAATGGTCAGGTACTACAGCGCCCGAATCCGAGAGGGTGCCATCTAG
- a CDS encoding hypothetical protein (Match to ESTs gb|CF194644.1|CF194644, gb|CF194643.1|CF194643; HMMPfam hit to Vps52, Vps52 / Sac2 family, score: 17.1, E(): 7.6e-14) encodes MPTLPTPEEAGAHDGQTRPATPAHQVPLETPGAGPSRLATPDPGRDLELDIAFERELALDSEDEEQDRENFLRKRNDYLELEQSVKSSNELLHSLEEYLSTFQTDLSAVSGQISELQQKSSDIESRLNGRKAMIPALNALLGDITLPPSLVLTLRDTLPSQNSDIWLSAIIQLDEKITAIKARGKVRAVKEVEPIIDGLTIKALHVLPPFLLSLIKPLKSASKGLSTNMGVLQTGVLLKYQPFYAFLLKHAPRLAKQVERGYVNAARAFYETGFRRYARALGQIRARTVEKNDLIGVVSSEAAAAVLNGNGTQEGMKQAYERLKFAEVDEGAVVLAYMVDDKEFRLPVEALFRSLSLVLMDNASAEFTFIVRFFSRPSSPPAEPRSFLSPESTPLDSPSPSSFADLTSEAGRNQTARKRVGMNESNEWLKDAERIWHEVFDSALDYCTGFFQSMIDVPPPAIPLLTVIRLNDHLLATCDARGTLPLIPYLTGQKLAMWPIFRKEMDQHIESLKKLADDAEGKGLAGFMGRGVKDGAVRQVASRYAGLFTCVTALSEEADEAMLFSSMARLRAELVRLTHLQSLKIKSPAERHSFLSSIYEIVMHELVSGPGQTTHPRLQSELSFFRTREEEARRRISDAQ; translated from the exons ATGCCCACTTTGCCCACTCCAGAGGAAGCTGGTGCCCATGACGGCCAGACACGTCCCGCCACTCCCGCACACCAGGTCCCTCTCGAGACACCAGGAGCAGGCCCCTCGCGACTAGCTACGCCTGACCCCGGCCGCGACCTCGAACTCGACATTGCATTCGAGCGCGAGCTGGCTCTGGATtcagaggacgaggagcaAGACAGAGAGAACT TCTTGCGGAAGCGGAACGATTACCTCGAGCTCGAACAATCTGTCaag TCAAGTAACGAGCTGCTGCATTCACTGGAAGAATACCTATCAACTTTTCAGACTGACCTCTCGGCGGTCTCTGGACAGATTTCGGAGCTTCAGCAGAAGAGCTCGGATATTGAGAGCAGGCTCAACGGGCGCAAGGCAA TGATACCCGCACTCAACGCTCTTCTTGGTGATATAACACTTCCGCCTTCGCTCGTCCTTACTCTTCGCGATACACTTCCCTCCCAGAATTCTGATATTTGGCTTTCCGCCATCATACAGCTTGATGAGAAGATCACTGCAATCAAAGCCCGGGGCAAGGTGCGGGCTGTGAAGGAAGTCGAACCGATTATAGACGGCCTCACAATCAAAGCTCTTCATGTCCTTCCGCCGTTTCTGCTCTCCCTTATCAAACCTCTCAAATCGGCATCAAAAGGACTGTCAACAAATATGGGTGTGCTGCAAACGGGAGTCCTGCTGAAATACCAACCCTTCTACGCATTCCTCCTGAAGCACGCGCCAAGGTTGGCCAAGCAAGTTGAGAGGGGTTATGTCAATGCCGCCAGGGCATTTTACGAGACCGGTTTCCGTCGGTATGCTCGAGCTCTAGGTCAGATCAGAGCTAGGACAGTGGAGAAGAACGATTTGATAGGGGTTGTATCTAGTGAGGCCGCGGCAGCGGTTCTGAACGGAAATGGAACACAGGAAGGAATGAAACAAGCGTATGAGAGGTTAAAGTTTGCTGAAGTGGATGAGGGGGCGGTCGTCCTGGCCTATATGGTCGACGACAAGGAATTC CGATTACCTGTCGAAGCATTATTCAGATCACTGAGCCTTGTTCTGATGGATAATGCTTCGGCAGAATTCACCTTTATCGtccgcttcttctcacGACCATCCAGCCCTCCTGCGGAACCCAGATCGTTCCTATCCCCCGAATCCACACCTCTCGACTCGCCCAGCCCGTCATCTTTTGCCGATCTGACATCTGAAGCGGGCCGAAACCAAACGGCCAGAAAGAGGGTAGGGATGAATGAATCCAACGAATGGCTGAAAGATGCGGAGCGTATATGGCACGAGGTGTTTGATTCAGCGTTAGACTACTGCACCGGTTTCTTCCAGTCCATGATCGATGTCCCTCCGCCTGCCATACCGTTACTCACAGTCATCCGGCTGAACGATCATTTGTTGGCTACGTGTGATGCCCGAGGTACTCTCCCTCTTATCCCGTACCTCACTGGACAAAAGCTCGCCATGTGGCCGATATTCagaaaggagatggatcAGCACATTGAAAGCCTGAAGAAGCTCGCCGACGATgcggaagggaaaggacTGGCGGGGTTCATGGGTAGAGGTGTCAAGGATGGAGCAGTGAGACAGGTTGCAAGTCGTTATGCGGGGCTGTTCACTTGCGTGACGGCGTTGAGTGAAGAGGCGGATGAGGCCATGTTGTTCTCTAG TATGGCACGACTTCGCGCCGAGCTGGTTCGATTGACACATTTGCAGTCGCTCAAGATCAAGTCTCCAGCTGAACGGCACTcgttcctttcctccatctACGAGATTGTCATGCACGAGCTTGTCTCTGGACCGGGGCAGACAACGCATCCGAGGTTGCAGAGCGAGCTGTCATTTTTCCGGACtagggaggaagaagcgagaagaagaatcagTGATGCTCAATAA
- a CDS encoding hypothetical protein (HMMPfam hit to Chitin_synth_1, Chitin synthase, score: 343.7, E(): 2.6e-100), with protein sequence MAYHYSHDSSRRQPQGGYNYPSNYSNPSQYSIPDSVYSGHSTNTQPVPSPGGYHPQPSSTTRVVQPAYYQPQPTASSMTSHDVMYGRPSPGPNQYGAAPRDVFRGPGATTVPPPQQTPYQPYPDQPYPSHTDYSDENKSFSSTTHLVSPQKEWGVGTVVPVTTIPPVNQPPYQPYQAYPPQPSPSPTTPRGGTSHWHAMRKQLLERRVIKQIPLHNGNLVMDVPVPKGAIPSTKGLGVMDGEMDSMRYSAATCDPDDFMRSKFSLRQYLYGRKTELFIVMTMYNENSELLLRTLNAVIKNIAHLTTRTRSKTWGPDSWKKVVVCIVADGRKVVDPRVLKVLQLMGVYAEGVMKDHVVDKETQAHIFEYTSQVVVSETGEVGFGSTPVQILFCLKEQNKKKLNSHRWFFNAFGPLIKPNVCVLLDVGTKPSGHSIYELYKCFEKHPTVGGACGEIFADTGKWGKYLWNPLVAGQNFEYKMSNILDKPFESVFGLISVLPGAFSAYRYDAVANHADGTGPLAAYFRGELMNQPGATATIFDRNKFLAEDRILAFEIVVKKNARWRLQYVKAAKAGTDVPATVPEFISQRRRWLNGSIFAATYAMVCFWRIWTSGHGIFRKFNLTILTVYNLVNLLFNWLSVSSFYLAFFFLISSSISGSSDPFNGAGDEIFQVFNKVYIALIFVVLVCSLGNRPQGSNYMYTFCIFMFAVCQGILLYCAGWTVYQAVPHTSEGWEDVSGLFDNKTFVQLALALMATYGLYLISSLLYFEPWHMLTSFIQYLLLLPSYVNILLIYAMCNLHDVSWGTKGDNGSSKDLGTAKKVEKDGKEMAEVALPTKQEDVEALWQQARQELRVPVKEKTEKRSPETKRADEDRNFRTNVVLLFLGSNMLVILLFTSSTFTNWVNSHFVDATSSTFNPYLTVIFYAVLGLSALRFAGCLLYLIFRMFGY encoded by the exons ATGGCTTACCACTACTCCCACGACAGCAGCCGTCGCCAGCCGCAGGGCGGCTACAATTACCCTTCCAACTATTCAAACCCCTCACAGTATTCCATACCCGACTCGGTCTATTCCGGCCACTCCACCAACACCCAACCCGTTCCTTCCCCTGGCGGGTACCACCCGCAGCCTTCTTCTACCACTCGGGTGGTTCAGCCAGCGTACTATCAGCCACAGCCCACCGCATCGTCCATGACTTCTCACGACGTTATGTATGGCCGACCCAGCCCTGGTCCTAATCAGTACGGCGCCGCGCCAAGAGACGTCTTCCGAGGTCCTGGCGCCACGACAgtacctcctcctcaacagACGCCGTACCAACCTTACCCGGACCAACCATATCCTTCTCATACAGACTATTCTGATGAAAACAAATCTTTTAGTTCCACTACTCACCTGGTTTCGCCGCAGAAAGAATGGGGTGTCGGAACTGTAGTACCGGTTACTACGATACCACCTGTCAACCAACCGCCTTACCAGCCGTATCAAGCATATCCGCCGCAgccttccccatccccgACTACCCCCCGAGGAGGTACCTCCCATTGGCATGCTATGCGGAAGCAGTTGCTCGAGAGACGAGTGATCAAGCAGATCCCATTGCACAATGGCAACTTGGTGATGGATGTACCCGTGCCAAAGGGGGCCATCCCGAGCACCAAAGGACTAGGCgtgatggatggagaaatGGACAGCATGCGCTACTCGGCGGCAACATGCGACCCTGATGACTTTATGCGAAGCAAATTCAGCCTGAGGCAATATTTGTATGGCAGAAAGACAGAGCTTTTT ATCGTCATGACCATGTACAATGAAAATTCCGAGCTCCTCCTGAGGACACTTAATGCCGTAATTAAGAATATTGCCCATCTCACGACACGCACACGCTCAAAAACTTGGGGTCCCGATTCGTGGAAAAAGGTGGTAGTCTGTATCGTTGCTGATGGCCGAAAGGTTGTCGATCCAAGAGTTCTCAAGGTGCTGCAATTGATGGGTGTCTATGCCGAG GGTGTCATGAAAGACCATGTCGTTGACAAGGAAACCCAAGCCCATATTTTCGAGTACACTTCGCAGGTCGTAGTGTCAGAAACCGGAGAGGTTGGCTTTGGTTCGACCCCTGTTCAAATCTTGTTCTGCCTCAAAGA GCAAAATAAGAAAAAACTCAATTCTCATCGTTGGTTTTTCAATGCCTTTGGCCCACTTATTAAACCCAACGTTTGCGTGCTTCTGGACGTTGGCACAAAACCCTCCGGTCACTCCATATACGAGCTCTACAAATGCTTTGAGAAGCATCCCACTGTTGGGGGAGCTTGTGGAGAGATTTTTGCAGACACTGGAAAGTGGGGCAAATATTTATGGAACCCTTTGGTCGCAGGCCAAAATTTTGAATACAAAATGAGCAACATACTCGATAAGCCATTCGAGAGTGTTTTTGGACTAATCTCTGTCCTTCCAGGAGCATTTTCTGCCTATCG TTATGACGCAGTGGCCAATCACGCCGATGGGACGGGTCCCCTGGCAGCCTATTTCCGAGGAGAGCTCATGAACCAACCTGGTGCTACAGCAACCATTTTTGACAGGAACAAGTTCCTGGCAGAAGATCGTATTCTCGCGTTTG AAATCGttgtcaagaagaatgcTCGCTGGCGCTTGCAGTATGTCAAGGCGGCCAAAGCTGGTACAGACGTTCCCGCTACCGTCCCGGAGTTCATCTCTCAACGAAGGAGATGGCTGAACGGATCCATCTTTGCTGCAACATACGCAATGGTTTGTTTCTGGAGGATTTGGACTAGTGGACACGGTATTTTCAGAAAGTTTAATCTTACTATTTTGACGGTATATA ATTTGGTTAATTTGCTCTTCAATTGGCTGTCTGTCTCCTCCTTTTACCTTgcgttcttcttcctcattaGCTCGTCCATCTCTGGCAGCTCTGATCCTTTCAACGGGGCTGGGGATGAGATATTCCAGGTGTTCAACAAGGTCTATATTGCTCTGAT TTTTGTCGTCTTGGTCTGTTCCCTGGGCAATCGTCCCCAAGGATCGAATTATATGTACACTTTTTG TATATTCATGTTTGCTGTTTGCCAAGGTATCTTGCTGTACTGTGCTGGATGGACAGTCTACCAGGCGGTCCCACACACTTCGGAAGGTTGGGAAGATGTCTCTGGGCTGTTTGATAACAAGACATTTGTACAACTGGCCCTTGCTCTCATG GCAACGTACGGGTTGTATCTCATTTCATCGCTCCTCTACTTTGAGCCCTGGCACATGCTCACATCATTCATTCAatacctcctccttcttccctcatATGTCAATATCCTCCTCATTTACGCAATGTGCAATTTGCATGACGTTTCTTGGGGAACCAAGGGTGATAATGGTTCCTCAAAAGATCTTGGCACCGCAAAAAAAGTAGAAAAGGACGGAAAGGAAATGGCCGAAGTGGCGTTACCGACGAAGCAAGAGGATGTAGAGGCTCTATGGCAACAAGCCAGACAAGAGTTGAGAGTGCCGGTAAAAGAGAAGACTGAAAAGAGAAGTCCAGAGACTAAAAGGGCCGATG AGGATCGCAACTTTCGAACCAATGTCGTATTGTTGTTCCTTGGCTCGAACATGCTTGTCATTTTActcttcacctcttccaccttcaCCAACTGGGTTAACTCGCATTTTGTCGATGCGACCAGCTCGACTTTCAATCCTTACCTT ACCGTGATCTTTTACGCAGTTCTCGGCCTCTCAGCCCTTCGATTCGCAGGTTGCCTGTTGTATCTCATTTTCAGGATGTTCGGCTATTGA
- a CDS encoding hypothetical protein (Match to EST gb|CF190627.1|CF190627; HMMPfam hit to Hexapep, Bacterial transferase hexapeptide (three repeats), score: 39.6, E(): 8.8e-09; HMMPfam hit to NTP_transferase, Nucleotidyl transferase, score: 88.9, E(): 1.3e-23) produces the protein MSSCLPVTLTRTRTRTLTLTLHPAMPSTKGVILVGGPSKGTRMRPLTLDCPKPLLPVAGKPMIWHPLQALSKVPDLTEVIIIGFYDDSQMAAFVKEAKREFPNIAISYLREYKALGTAGGLYHFRDSILRPPVPQHIFICNIDICCSFPFAEMLELHTSHGGTGTIMGVNVKKETATQYGCIVTDPETNQMVHYVEKPEGWISNIVNGGVYLFDKSLFDVIKVAMDEKTARAAEDPLVKPDEILRLEQDVIVPLAAARKMYVYQTHDFWRQIKTAASAVTATALYLSNYKLTNPSLLAPAAPNIIAPTFIDPSATIDPSAKIGPNVAIGPNVTVGPGVRIKDAIVLEGSTLEKHSCALNSIVGTNSHIGAWSRVDGEQEFEREVKGKISVTILASEVSLAPETMVRSCIVLPNKTLTKNATNQVLL, from the exons ATGTCTTCATGTCTCCCCGTCACTCTCACTCGCACTCGCACTCGCACTCTCACTCTCACTCTCCACCCCGCCATGCCCAGCACCAAAGGCGTCATCCTCGTAGGCGGCCCCTCCAAGGGCACCCGCATGCGGCCCCTCACCCTCGACT GCCCCAAACCGCTGCTGCCCGTCGCTGGGAAGCCCATGATATGGCACCCGCTCCAGGCCCTCTCCAAAGTGCCAGACCTCACCGaagtcatcatcatcggcttcTACGACGACTCCCAGATGGCCGCCTTCGTCAAGGAGGCCAAGCGCGAGTTCCCCAACATCGCCATCAGCTACCTGCGCGAGTACAAGGCCCTCGGCACAGCCGGAGGACTCTACCACT TCCGGGACTCGATCCTCCGCCCGCCCGTCCCGCAGCACATCTTTATCTGCAACATTGACATCTGCTgctcctttccctttgccGAGATGCTCGAGCTGCACACCTCCCACGGCGGGACCGGCACCATCATGGGTGTCAacgtcaagaaggagaccGCTACACAGTACGGCTGCATCGTCACTGACCCAGAGACCAACCAGATGGTCCACTACGTCGAAAAGCCCGAAGGCTGGATCTCCAACATTGTCAACGGCGGCGTCTACCTCTTTGACAAGTCCTTGTTTGACGTGATCAAGGTTGCGATGGACGAAAAGACGGCTCGCGCGGC GGAAGACCCCCTGGTCAAGCCCGACGAGATTCTTCGTCTCGAGCAAGATGTGATCGTGCCGCTGGCTGCCGCTAGGAAAATGTATGTCTACCAGACACACGATTTCTGGCGACAAATCAAGACCGCTGC CTCTGCGGTGACTGCCACTGCCCTCTACCTCTCCAACTACAAACTCACCAACccatccctcctcgcccCCGCCGCTCCCAACATCATCGCACCCACCTTCATCGACCCCTCTGCCACCATCGACCCCTCCGCCAAGATCGGCCCCAACGTCGCCATCGGGCCCAACGTGACCGTCGGCCCAGGCGTCCGAATCAAGGACGCCATCGTCCTCGAAGGATCTACGTTGGAAAAGCACAGCTGTGCGTTGAACAGTATCGTCGGCACCAATTCCCATATCGGCGCGTGGTCAAGAGTCGATGGCGAACAAGAGTTTGAGCGGGAagtcaagggcaagattaGCGTCACCATTTTGGCGTCGGAAGTCTCGTTGGCGCCGGAAACAATGGTCAGGAGCTGTATCGTCCTTCCAAAC AAAACGCTCACCAAGAACGCGACGAACCAAGTTCTTCTCTAA